The following proteins come from a genomic window of Neofelis nebulosa isolate mNeoNeb1 chromosome 5, mNeoNeb1.pri, whole genome shotgun sequence:
- the TMEM50B gene encoding transmembrane protein 50B isoform X1 produces MAGFLDNFRWPECECIDWSERRNAVASVVAGVLFFTGWWIMIDAAVVYPKPEQLNHAFHTCGVFSTLAFFMINAVSNAQVRGDSYESGCLGRTGARVWLFIGFMLMFGSLIASMWILFGAYVTQNTDVYPGLAVFFQNALIFFSTLIYKFGRTEELWT; encoded by the exons ATGGCAGGCTTCCTAGATAACTTCCGTTGGCCAGAATGTGAATGTATTGACTGGAGTGAGAGAAGAAATGCCGTGGCTTCTGTGGTGGCGGGCGTACTG TTTTTTACAGGTTGGTGGATAATGATTGACGCTGCTGTGGTGTACCCGAAGCCAGAGCAGTTGAACCACGCCTTTCACACATGTGGCGTGTTTTCCACATTGGCTTTCTTCAT GATAAATGCTGTGTCCAATGCTCAGGTGAGAGGTGACAGCTATGAAAGCGGCTGTTTAGGAAGAACAG GTGCTCGTGTTTGGCTGTTCATTGGTTTCATGTTGATGTTTGGGTCACTTATTGCTTCCATGTGGATTCTTTTTGGTGCATATGTTACCCAAA ATACGGATGTTTACCCAGGACTAGCTGTGTTTTTTCAAAATGCACTTATATTTTTTAG CACTCTGATCTACAAATTTGGAAGAACTGAAGAGCTGTGGACCTGA
- the TMEM50B gene encoding transmembrane protein 50B isoform X2, whose protein sequence is MAGFLDNFRWPECECIDWSERRNAVASVVAGVLFFTGWWIMIDAAVVYPKPEQLNHAFHTCGVFSTLAFFMINAVSNAQVRGDSYESGCLGRTGARVWLFIGFMLMFGSLIASMWILFGAYVTQNSSCFLQRRSSERTE, encoded by the exons ATGGCAGGCTTCCTAGATAACTTCCGTTGGCCAGAATGTGAATGTATTGACTGGAGTGAGAGAAGAAATGCCGTGGCTTCTGTGGTGGCGGGCGTACTG TTTTTTACAGGTTGGTGGATAATGATTGACGCTGCTGTGGTGTACCCGAAGCCAGAGCAGTTGAACCACGCCTTTCACACATGTGGCGTGTTTTCCACATTGGCTTTCTTCAT GATAAATGCTGTGTCCAATGCTCAGGTGAGAGGTGACAGCTATGAAAGCGGCTGTTTAGGAAGAACAG GTGCTCGTGTTTGGCTGTTCATTGGTTTCATGTTGATGTTTGGGTCACTTATTGCTTCCATGTGGATTCTTTTTGGTGCATATGTTACCCAAA ATAGTAGCTGTTTCCTCCAGAGGAGATCCAGTGAAAGAACAGAATGA